From a region of the Lactuca sativa cultivar Salinas chromosome 4, Lsat_Salinas_v11, whole genome shotgun sequence genome:
- the LOC111917806 gene encoding cytochrome P450 89A2, with protein sequence MKYMNIHLAGLTYLSKMETWFVLIISLCVAALIRALLLYRKDGKKLPPGPSLLSSIFIILTTPLSELEPILRNLKSKHGPLITLFIGPPPSIIVSSHSVAHQILIQKGTIFSDRPSTIPVRNISSASYGPTWRVLRRNLVSEILHPSRVTSYSWSRKWVLHNLIGRLQDQNDAAGIKVVDHFLYAMFCLLVLMCFGEKLDEHQVNEIAGVQRRLLLLAGSGRLNVLSYYPKLGKILFRNRWKELWKLRNDQEQVLIPLIKSRIQAANSEPQSVGDEKVVAYVDTLMNLQLPEEEANKENGGKLTQKEMVSMCSEFLNAGTDTTATALQWIMANLVKYPEIQSKLYDEIISVAGPPPPPPPPGVEVEPESLISEEDLKKMPYLKAVVLEALRRHPPGHFVGAHRATKEVEVQGFMIPEGAHVNFMVAEMGLDPKVWEDPMEFKPERFINGDFDITGSKGIKMMPFGAGRRICPGFDLALLHLEYFVANLIWYFHWSPPDGYHVDLSERLEFTVVMKNPLRSHISSRAQK encoded by the coding sequence ATGAAATATATGAACATACATCTCGCCGGCCTTACATATTTGTCGAAGATGGAGACCTGGTTCGTCTTAATCATCTCCCTCTGCGTCGCCGCTCTCATCAGAGCCCTACTGCTCTACCGGAAAGACGGCAAAAAGCTACCACCAGGTCCCTCGCTCCTCTCCTCCATCTTCATAATTCTAACCACTCCCTTATCGGAGCTCGAACCGATCCTCAGAAATCTCAAGTCCAAGCATGGGCCACTCATCACTCTTTTCATCGGTCCTCCTCCTTCGATCATCGTCAGCAGCCATTCTGTCGCCCACCAGATCCTCATCCAGAAAGGCACCATCTTCTCCGACCGCCCTAGCACCATTCCCGTGCGCAACATCTCCTCCGCCTCCTACGGCCCTACTTGGAGGGTCCTCCGTCGCAATCTTGTCTCCGAGATCCTACACCCCTCCCGGGTGACGTCCTACTCTTGGTCTCGCAAGTGGGTCCTTCATAATCTGATCGGTCGCCTTCAAGATCAAAATGACGCTGCCGGAATCAAGGTGGTTGATCATTTTCTTTACGCCATGTTCTGCCTGTTGGTGTTGATGTGCTTTGGAGAGAAGCTTGACGAACACCAAGTCAACGAAATCGCCGGCGTACAGCGTCGGTTGCTGTTGTTAGCGGGCTCCGGCCGTTTAAACGTACTCAGTTATTATCCAAAGTTGGGGAAGATACTGTTTAGAAACAGATGGAAAGAGCTCTGGAAATTGCGTAATGATCAAGAACAAGTGTTGATTCCGCTTATTAAATCTCGAATCCAAGCAGCTAATTCTGAACCACAATCAGTAGGAGACGAGAAAGTTGTTGCGTATGTTGACACGCTGATGAATCTACAGCTTCCCGAGGAAGAAGCTAACAAGGAAAATGGCGGAAAGCTGACCCAGAAAGAGATGGTGAGTATGTGTAGCGAGTTTCTTAACGCCGGCACAGACACCACCGCTACTGCTCTACAATGGATCATGGCGAATCTTGTGAAGTATCCTGAAATTCAAAGCAAGCTTTACGATGAAATCATTTCAGTCGCCGGACCACCACCTCCACCGCCGCCACCAGGGGTAGAAGTAGAACCGGAATCCCTTATAAGCGAAGAGGACTTAAAGAAGATGCCATACTTGAAAGCGGTGGTTTTGGAAGCGCTGAGGAGACACCCACCAGGGCATTTCGTGGGTGCTCATAGGGCCACAAAAGAGGTAGAGGTGCAAGGGTTTATGATTCCAGAAGGTGCACACGTAAATTTCATGGTGGCTGAGATGGGTTTGGATCCAAAGGTGTGGGAAGATCCCATGGAGTTCAAGCCAGAGAGGTTCATCAATGGTGATTTCGATATAACTGGAAGCAAAGGGATAAAGATGATGCCATTTGGTGCAGGAAGAAGGATATGTCCAGGGTTTGATTTGGCTCTGCTTCATTTGGAATATTTTGTTGCCAATTTGATTTGGTATTTCCATTGGAGTCCTCCCGATGGTTATCATGTTGATCTCTCTGAGAGGTTGGAGTTCACAGTCGTCATGAAGAACCCCCTGAGATCGCATATCTCTTCAAGGGCCCAAAAATGA